Proteins encoded together in one Diceros bicornis minor isolate mBicDic1 chromosome 18, mDicBic1.mat.cur, whole genome shotgun sequence window:
- the ARHGDIA gene encoding rho GDP-dissociation inhibitor 1 has translation MAEQEPTAEQLAQIAAENEEDEHSVNYKPPAQKSIQEIQELDKDDESLRKYKEALLGRVAVSADPNVPNVVVTRLTLVCSTAPGPLELDLTGDLESFKKQSFVLKEGVEYRIKISFRVNREIVSGMKYIQHTYRKGVKIDKTDYMVGSYGPRAEEYEFLTPMEEAPKGMLARGSYNIKSRFTDDDKTDHLSWEWNLTIKKEWKD, from the exons ATGGCCGAGCAGGAGCCCACAGCAGAGCAGCTGGCACAGATTGCAGCTGAGAACGAGGAAGACGAGCACTCGGTCAACTACAAGCCCCCGGCCCAGAAGAGCATCCAGGAGATTCAGGAGCTGGACAAGGACGATGAGAGTCTGCGCAAGTACAAGGAGGCCCTGCTGGGCCGTGTGGCTGTGTCTGCTG ACCCCAACGTCCCCAATGTAGTCGTGACCCGCCTGACCCTGGTGTGTAGCACCGCCCCGGGCCCCCTGGAGCTTGACCTGACAG GTGATCTGGAGAGCTTCAAGAAGCAGTCATTTGTGCTGAAGGAAGGTGTGGAATACCGGATAAAAATCTCTTTCCGG GTGAACCGAGAAATTGTGTCCGGCATGAAGTACATCCAGCACACATACAGGAAAGGCGTCAAGA TTGACAAGACTGACTACATGGTGGGGAGCTACGGGCCCCGGGCAGAGGAGTACGAGTTCCTGACTCCCATGGAGGAGGCGCCCAAGGGCATGCTGGCTCGAGGCAGCTACAACATCAAGTCGCGTTTCACAGATGATGACAAGACTGATCACCTGTCCTGGGAGTGGAACCTCACCATTAAAAAAGAGTGGAAGGACTGA